From a single Nostoc sp. MS1 genomic region:
- a CDS encoding transposase, which translates to MLKNEYLKQWTNIVSQKMPHLTLPQVVGLATWSFGIVMTRSSSLSKVSKFIAQVNSEKANTVRQRLKEWYEEASAKKGLHRRTLDVSSCFAPLLLWVISLLPTNIKRIALALDATSIGNKFVVLSVNILLAGCGIPIAWCVVKAHEPGSWKGHWHNLLTAIKDAIPTEFDVIVTADRGLYACWLYELIVAAGWHPFLRINHQGTYRLPSGNTWHPLKDVVCTPGTSWSGRIICFVTNPVECTLLARWDFGYKDPWLILTDLEPTSASALWYGLRPSTECVYRDVKGDGWDWHHTRLLSPQRAERLWLAIAVATLWMVMLGGEAENQSSPPTLEQLPPRHVVFSQPFHLHPQRQISCFLLGLLTLIADLLNHLPIHLPSWSAFPHTPVDDFFCFNSS; encoded by the coding sequence ATGCTGAAAAATGAGTACCTCAAACAATGGACAAATATAGTGTCACAGAAAATGCCACATCTGACGTTACCACAAGTGGTAGGGCTGGCAACATGGAGTTTTGGCATAGTGATGACAAGATCAAGTAGCTTGAGCAAAGTGTCAAAATTCATAGCTCAAGTCAACTCAGAAAAGGCAAATACAGTACGTCAAAGATTAAAAGAATGGTATGAGGAAGCCTCTGCCAAAAAAGGGCTTCATCGTCGGACTCTAGATGTAAGTAGTTGTTTTGCGCCATTGCTGTTATGGGTGATCAGTTTGCTACCTACCAATATCAAGCGTATTGCGCTAGCACTAGACGCAACCAGTATCGGCAATAAGTTTGTAGTCTTATCAGTAAACATACTCTTGGCGGGTTGTGGAATCCCGATAGCATGGTGTGTGGTCAAAGCACATGAGCCAGGAAGTTGGAAAGGGCATTGGCACAATCTGCTCACAGCAATCAAAGATGCCATCCCAACTGAGTTTGATGTCATAGTCACTGCTGACAGAGGACTGTATGCTTGTTGGTTGTATGAATTGATTGTGGCTGCTGGCTGGCATCCGTTTTTACGTATTAACCATCAAGGAACTTATCGCCTGCCATCTGGGAATACATGGCATCCACTAAAAGATGTGGTTTGTACCCCTGGAACATCTTGGTCAGGTCGAATTATTTGCTTTGTCACCAATCCCGTTGAATGTACATTGCTTGCCCGTTGGGATTTTGGTTACAAAGACCCTTGGTTGATTTTGACTGACCTTGAACCCACGAGCGCCTCTGCACTCTGGTACGGTTTACGTCCTTCTACAGAATGTGTTTATCGGGATGTCAAAGGAGATGGTTGGGATTGGCATCATACTCGTTTGCTCTCACCACAACGTGCTGAACGTTTGTGGTTAGCCATCGCTGTTGCCACTCTTTGGATGGTGATGCTGGGGGGCGAAGCGGAAAATCAATCTTCTCCCCCAACTCTCGAACAACTTCCACCTCGACATGTTGTCTTTTCTCAGCCTTTCCACCTTCATCCTCAGCGTCAGATTTCTTGTTTTTTGTTAGGCCTGTTGACCCTGATTGCTGATTTACTCAACCATCTTCCTATTCATCTTCCCAGTTGGAGTGCTTTTCCTCATACTCCTGTTGACGATTTCTTTTGCTTCAATTCCTCCTAA
- a CDS encoding type II toxin-antitoxin system VapC family toxin, translating into MKSEVFLDTSFAIALAAPSDRLHHQAVYLAHLLEEAGTRLVTTQTVMLEIGNVLSQQPHRHEAIVLLNSLAVDPKVEIVPLSQELYKRAFQLYCESPDKEWGFIDCVSFIVMQYSGITEALTANEHFQQAGFRALLREQVGSGE; encoded by the coding sequence ATGAAGTCTGAAGTATTTCTTGATACCTCATTTGCTATTGCCTTAGCAGCACCTAGCGATCGCTTACATCACCAAGCCGTATATTTAGCGCATTTATTAGAGGAAGCTGGTACACGTCTAGTTACCACACAAACAGTTATGTTGGAAATTGGCAATGTTTTAAGCCAACAGCCACATCGTCATGAGGCGATCGTGCTATTAAATTCTCTAGCGGTAGATCCCAAAGTAGAAATAGTCCCCCTATCACAAGAATTATACAAAAGGGCTTTCCAGTTATACTGTGAAAGCCCTGACAAAGAATGGGGATTTATTGATTGTGTATCTTTTATTGTAATGCAATATAGCGGAATCACGGAAGCTTTAACTGCTAATGAACATTTTCAACAAGCCGGATTCCGTGCTTTACTGCGTGAGCAAGTAGGGAGTGGGGAGTAG